In the Primulina tabacum isolate GXHZ01 chromosome 15, ASM2559414v2, whole genome shotgun sequence genome, actgattcaaccaaatggcttgaagccatgcagtctgcaatggactctatgtattcaaaccaagtctggacattggtggatccacctgagggaatcattCCCATAGGATGCCAATGGAtatacaaaagaaagcttggggcggatgggaaggtagtgaccttcaaagcaagactggttgcaaaaggttatactcaggatgggaaggtagtgaccttcaaagtaagagtggttgcaaaaggttatactcaaagacaaggaattgactatgaggaaactttttcaccagttgctatgtttaagttcattagaatactactagccatagcagcatggtatgactatgagatatggaaaatagatgtaaagactgcattcctcaatggagacatcaaagaagaaatttatatgtctcaacctgatggatacacatcagtaggaagtgagcataagatatgcaaacttcagagatcaatatatggtctcaagcaggcatcaaggagttggaacctcatatttgatagcactatcaaagagtttagttttgctaagaatcttgAAGAAccgtgtgtgtacaagaaagttagtgagagtgcagtgacattcctagtactttatgttgatgatatcctgctcattgggaatgatgtaggattattgcaatcaactaaagtatggttagcaagtaaattcgcCATGAAAgccatgggtgaagcatcctatgtattgggaatataaatctatagagatagatcaaaaaggatgttgggactcacccaagccacctatatcgataccattataaagCGATTCTCTATGAAAGAATCCAAGAGAGTATATTtatcaatgtgtcatggtgttactttatctaaagctatgtgtcccaaaactgatgaagagatagagatgatgacacgtattccatatgtgTCAGCCATTgatagtatcatgtatggtatgatgtcgacacgtcctgatgttgcgtATGCTTTTAGTGTTACAAGCATATATCAGGCGAatcctggtccaatgcattggaaggccgtgaaagatattcttaagtacttgagaaggactaagaatttgttcatagtctatgggggtggagaattaaaattggaaggctacactgattctagcttccaatgtgacgtagatgattcgaaatcgacctctgattttgtattcatgcttaatggtgcggctgtctcttggaataGTTTCAAGCAAGACACctttgcggattccaccacagAAGCTGAATACATTACTGCATCTACTGGAgtcaaagaggcagtttggatgatgaattttgtccaagagttgggcgttattcctaatggagttgatccaatCTCGGTGTACTGcaacaacactggtgccgttgcgcaatcaaaggaaccaaggtctcatcagcaatccaaacatgtactgagaaagttccacatcatccgagagattgtgggaagaggagatatatcagtcgaaagagtcccctctgcagataacattgctgatccacttacaaagcccttgccaggacatttgtttgaaaagcatagcgaagcaatgggattaaagtttatgggtagttggttTTAGGGCaaatgggagattgttagagtagatgccctgcaagccaactgttggctggggattttattgactcagttgtaataaacaatctttattttaatataattcattattttcatggttttttaattctttatctgtatacccatgttatcagacatagataaagaccttgattatactttaatacaaatgaatcgtaattcgatgttgaaactcgtttgtaaatactgtatgatctaaattcgttcctagtcgattcagccgcctaaaacatggataaaggtcgtttgagctcgagactagcatatgtgatgttgtgtattgcgtttcttggtaagggcatagagatgtccaaacatgcagatgggtagtcatatgatgattataccaaaAAACCAtctctcggactttccaagtagttatcattcatcgagaggataagtctgtggttatgattatacaccattagtccttacgactcgggacaacactgaggctctatatgctagggctgtgctttgacacgtttatcggctccaggagagttatcaggtggcgaggttgggtatagttgcgacacatataagagccagtgcattgtagtcggggattcaccgctcacctacgggtgtggatatcctatgtgatctgatgtaataatagtgcatggaatctctggccagagtatgagatgtacgttgaaGAAGGAGTTCTTCAATattacacgcgatgccactattatagttatcacatagtgatcgaattaatatgcaaccctcgatgaaccaatgattgcagattcgattgggatatatgagatgaagggaccgtactgtacgttaatcataatcgactggtttttgcaggcactatcagtgatacctagtggatcatgggacgatgctactagacgctcttatcatgatctgatgggtgcaatcagaaatgagttctgatattcgtgatcaaggtgttgatgaaaagaatgtggctaactagggtaagcccgaataaaggattatgtcctgaatcacgaagagttgtgaacccacgactagctgtatccctgaaccattgaggatcacacaagAACTCGATCGTTTATTCCCGtcgagagaataaattcaagaagttgaatttatattatatagaaattcaaggagttgaatttatgataaataaattttgagagaataaattcaaggagttgaatttataaataaattgagaatttaatttattaaactcaaatgttgggtttatagatattaaattttggaggtgatataaattcaagatgttgaatttataagttaaataataaattcaaatgttgaatttataatgaatttaattaattaagctcaaaagttgagttgattaaatattaaattaaaattggtgggaagtatatttaatgggcttgtaggagtacaaatCCAACATacttaataattaaagtttaatggactttgattaaattaattaaactagttggactaacccaattaattaatcaagctcattaatgttaattatatgTATTAGGTCATGagttaattataaataagtgttgAGAAGTCAAAACCCTAGCCACCACCCACCATAATTTCGAGAATCCCTCttccaaaagaaaaaaaattcggcCACCTCTCTTGAGGAAGAAGTTTGGGTCGTCTCTCAAACTTTGATCTCCTACGTAAAATCTCTTTCATATTctctagtgcaatttggaagaggatcaagcgatctagtcgtggacttgataggaggATCAAACAAGGATTtcatcgaagaaagttcgtagggattcatcaagagctaatccgtttataccggattagttggagccacgtgatttattcaccaaaggtataacgattataacgccctatgaatgtttatcttaaaatcatacaagtatccaaacataaacatattttgattgtcaaaataaattaaaaattttaaaacttccgctgcgtttgggcgcgtagaaaaccgagatctaaCACCAACAACACAAGGCTTTGTTTTTTTTCAAGCAAGATAAGGCTGCCGTCTGCGCAGGCCAgacaacatctcctagagatgTCAATGGGGCGGGTATGGGGCGGGTATGAATAAACCCAAGACCCGCCCCATGAAAAAACTTTGATCCATTACCCGCCCCTCCCCGATTAAATATTCTTCAGACCCACCCCACGTCGAATACGAAATGGGGCCGGGTAGACCAGTGAGACCCGTGAGAcccgaattttttaaaataaaacggtAATCTTTTTTCTCATATGACTGAATTATGAAACAGACAAGCATCTAAATACAACACAATAGAAAATTAATTCATATCTTCGACCACACTTAATAATTACAAACAAAGTATTTTCATGAcataaaaaattacataaaaaaagagttactagctcttcaaaaaaatattgacatcccaaaaataaatcataacataagttaaacagatcaatataaaatcagcgAGTAGGCAATATTTCAGACACATTCTTCGGGATCATCTTCCTCTTCATCAAGAATGGTGTGACAAATTGGTAAACTGCTTGAAGAATTAACTACAAAATTAAAGAAAGAAAgtacattgaaaaaataaaactgtaatttaaaaatttaaaaatttgtaaTTTAAAGAGAGAAAGTacagtaaaaaaattaaaatgaaagtacaataacaaaataaaattgtgatttatttacCTTTCACCTCACCCCACAACCATCTTCGCGAGCACACCAATGCCTGCAAAGTGGTTGGATTAAGCATACTAAGATGAGGACCAACTATTCTTCCACTATTACTAAAAGCAGATTCAAATGAAACAGTTGACATAAGAATAGCTAAGATCGTTATAGTTGAGGTGGGCtgctaaaaaaatgaaaattaataaaactaaaaccctAAAGTATTTATATCCACATATATAGGGCGGGTATGGGGCGGGTATTATAGGACCCATGACCCACCCCATACCCGTACGGGTCTGACAAATTAGACCGAGACCCGTCCCATGACCCATTTAGTATGCCTTAACCCACCACATAAGCACGGATCCATCGTGGGTCTGGGTAAAACCCGGACCCATTGACATCCCTAACATCGCCTTCACAACAAAGGATTGACTAATAAGACTGAAGAGCTCTCGCATCCAAAAGGCTAGCCTTTTGCTTTCAGACTCTCCGAGTACCAAATAGATCTCCACATGACTTACCACGAGTTACAAATACATACTACAAACTATTTCATCATCCAAAGTTCACTTAAATTTTTCAGTAGAAATATTAAAGCATGTAGAACTTCCGAAAGTTCACAGGTCCAAGCATTACTATCTTCTGCACGTTcaattttcactcgaatttcgATCAACGTCCTCCGCTAAAATAGTAAATTTCGATTGTAATCATAAAGAACCAGCAATTATTGAAATTTTAACCCACCAGATAGTAATATTCCAATCATTTCAAGAAAAGAAGGccaaaataaaaggaaaaacgaAAAAGGAACCTCAATCTGGCTGCTTGAATGTCAGCTTCTTTTTATGCGTAGATTGAAGCCATTGCCTGAACCCATAAACCCACAAAAAATCAAAATGATACCAAAACACACACAACCTAATACGGTCAATCCAATTCAATAAATGAGCTTAACGGAGAGAATCGACCTCCTGGACTCGTGTAGAGTCGAGCTGGCGATCCTCCACTCGATCGGTGAGTTTGTCGAAGGCTTTGCTCTGCTGCTGCATGTCTTTCGAGTCCACCACCATCTCAATTCCTTCATCCCCTCCTACCATTTTCCCTCCAATTGCtttttttctttgattttcaagATGAGAGTGAGTTAGCTCTAATTCAGTGGGGGAGCATCCGGAcgtgaaaatgatgatgataaATTGAGATGGTAGTAAGCTTTGCAAtgctttcataaaaaaaatgaacaaaatgcaAGTGTGGCAATTGTTACTGATATTTACGTACACACATATACATAACAGTATACTATTGGCGCATGAGATGAGAAAAAAAAGGAATTCAAGCGTGCTTGTTAAATAAATCGCAAGACAACCGAAGAACGAATTAAGCCGGAGAATTTTCTTCTTTCCAATAGAAATTGATCACCAAAGCTTGGCTGTAGAAGGAGCTGAAACCGAGAGGATTTGATTGGGGAATGGGGAAGGTGTCGGCAAATGTAGGGATAATTAGGTTTAATGGGTGATTTGGTAATAAATAAATAGCTAATCACTAAATAATGGGCTTTAAATCatcatttaaaagttttaaaaaggtTTTAAGCCTTATAGACTTAAAAGTAggtccattaaatccaaacacgctctcgaaaaatatttcgtgttggtaagttcttgaaaatattagtcgaaccctcgaaaagtctcccgattcgataaaatttgtgtaccgtataaaaataaaatcttgcgAGTAAAACTATCCAACAAgacccatttcttgaaaaatacctttaaaatatcttatattaattaataaaaattaatcgtgtaataaaaataatttttctgataattctccggtcatcgttcctcgttcgagcacgaaatgcatctagaaaccctaaaaCATGAACTTTtataatttcatgaattaaattctatcatgcgtaaattatgcataaaatgcattaaaataattaaacgcaaattaatgaaataaacattcatttaatgttttaaaacaattaaataaaataccaaagaaatttaataaattgcatgcatgtggttcacgtggaccttcaaattttcgggacgttacatgtAAAACCCGGGATTTGGTACAATCGTGATCATATCAGATTAAGAATTTGATTATACTACGATGGTGTAATCTTGGatgttgatattattattcagaatataaaatttcttttgAGGTTATCTAAGCCGTGTAGATAATTTTATCGTGTGCAGAATTTGGAGCTCGAaatttatatgatattatttaCCAGTGCAACTTTAAATTTTGGGAGGAATAAATATATCTCCATCCAAGAGTTAATcaaggaatttcgaaaattagcaGATAAAGGATCTAAGATTTAAGATTAAGATACCGGGATAAAAGATCAAGCATGAGATAATAAAATCACTAGAATTCGAATTAATCAGTGTACATATATActatgcaaatttcgaaatcttAAGGGATGGAAGATTTGGAATTCGGTTATCACCCAAATCACGGATAGATAGATCACGatccgagataaaagatttgAGTCAGATTTCAACGCGATATCACTCGATCCCGATAGCAGCCAACACCTATAAATATTAGGGCCCTATAGCTCGAAAATTACACCATAATTCCCTCTCAAATTTCGAGACTCCCCTCTAGTGTCCTTAGGATTTTCGAGTACAGCGAATCGCTGCCGCCGTCCAGCCGCCGGAacaggaatttcgaaaattccagtGCCGTAAACCCCCTCTcttccacgttttttctacaagatataaggtaagtgggctgttttaaatttCGGTTTTATGCATATGAAGGTTTcgatttttagttttttaaaaaaattcggtcGAGCCCTGTCTTCCGTCTATATGTTTTTACGAAAGTTGTTACGTGTATGtgttgacactgtgaggattccctgaaaatggatggaattccaacatatggcccttaacggtgggatagaaccgttctatggcctcgcccccttagaggattaaaacttagggactgacgtcagtaaaccatgaaaggtgaaaaatcgcggtgttattatgatatgattatgatgttacgattatgaaaagcatgatgtatttatatgtatgtttcgaaaattttgtaaaaatgtttatgttgtgttcaatatcccccacttgctgagtatttcccaaaatactcacccccttacaaccTGTCCCAGAGAAATCCGAGGAGGAAATCGAAGAAGAGGAATCAGAACAATTCTGGGGATGATGATTCTTCGAGATCTAGTATTAGTCATGTTATCATTATTTCGAATTTCGTTGTTTTTAATTTCATGTAAGACGCTTCCGcatcagttatttcagttgtaaagacatgagttttttttttggagaaattatgaaataaactggtttttcggtttatactgtgctacaagGCTGATTGTTTTTAATTGTGTGATTGATAAACAACGCcgatgtcgactaaccccgatctcggggcgtgacatttaagtggtatcagagccgtcaggttcataatccgagtgGGAAAAATCGATTttcgggaaaaaaaaaaaccgaaaaaTGTTCGGCGGAATTTTGACTCGAGGCCGACGCTATCCCCTCCGAAATGGCCCAACGAACGATACTCACCACCTTAAAATTGTGAGGTAGGGGTCAAAATCGCGAAATTCCTTCCTTTAGGCATCCGAAACCTCgtttttgccgttttaggaaAGTTTCGTAATTCCTATAACTTTTCGTAGGAAACTCCGAATTCGATTCCGTCAACTGTTctggaatcctctcgacatatGCTTCGAATCCATATGTCTATCTCAAAACTTTCCATTTtaggaaattttcgaaaattttgattattttcatATATTTGACTCTATATAACCTTGATATTTTTATTCTGCCCCATTTATGATATTCTGagcatttcattttttttgtttccAGGAAATGGCTCGTATGCGTGTCACTGCTCGTAAGAAAGTAGCCCCGATTACTCATAGGGAGACGATTCCGTTAGACTATCACCGACCTCACACGCGCGCTCAGGCTGTAATACGTTTGAAGGAATTGGCTCTACAAAACAAGGATAAGACTATCAAAAGGCTGAGAGATAGTAATTTCGAGAGGAGACAACAAGTGGAAGACTTGACTACCAAGCTGTAGGTAGCAGAGAAGAGGATTGATGAGGTCTTTCAAATGTTCGAGCTCACTAAGGAGCATAATTCCAAGCTTCGAGACTCGTTAGTCATAACAGTGGGTCAAGCCAAGCGGGCTACGGAGGAAGTGGATCGACGCACTAGGGAATTGTCTGAAGCACGACTAAAGGACAAGAAGAAAATTCCAGAATCATGGAATATGATTATGCAGTTGTCTGAGGGTAATCAAAGGCTGTCCAAGGAGGTAGACAAAGATAAAGTGAAGAAGAAAGAGCTCATCGAGAAAAATAAGGCAAACTGTATACATGCAAGAAACGAGTTGAATGACGCTATAGGAAAGATTTTGTTCCACCGTAAAGAGATTGCGGAGTTGAAATCAGAAAATCAAAGTCTCCAGTTGCAGCTTGCAGACTTGTTAGACCCGGAGGTGCCGAAGGAGGATCCCGAGGAGGAAGAAGCCCCACCTGACGTGGCCGTGGGGAATGGAGAGATAGCGGATTAGAGCGTTTTAGTGAACCATTCTAGTAGTTTATTCCCATTGTTGCTACATTTTCTTTATTTCAGTACATTTATTTATTTCGTTTAGATTGGTCATGttcatttatttttcctgcttgagaaatcaataaaatattttattttttccattGATTTCAATTTAGTTCTGCACAATCTATTGCATGAAGCCTACTTGTACTGCAAATTCTTAGAACTTGcaattgtaggaaatggccggAAGACCCCCACGAAACAATCGCAACCCGCGGTACGCTAACCACCACAACGACAATAACGAAGATCCAAATGCGGGCGGAAATCCACCTCCCAGAGTGGGCCTAAGTCAAGTTGACCTTATGGCCATAGCCACCATAGTGGCTACAACACTGCAAGGGTTGGGAAATCCGAACGCCAAtcaaccacctccaccaccaccaccaaatGGAATCAAATTTCATTATGAGTCCCTACAAAAGAACAGATGTCCGATATTCAGAGGGGACGCCGATCCTGAAATTGGCCAGAGTTGGCTAAAGAGTATCGAGACTCAGTTGAGGCTATTGGAAGTTCCCGAAGTCCTCAAAGTGGATGTGATCGTGCCCTTCTTGGAAGATAAAGCAGCTAAGTGGTGGGAAGCAGTCTCGCCAGCCATGACCGCTAATGGACCAGTCACATGGCAAAACTTCCCAGAATCTTTCCTGAAACAGTATTATCCGGCAGAAGTCAGATTGCAGAAGTTGAGTGAATTTGAAAATCTCACTCAAGCCCCAAATATGTCAGTAGTGGAGTATACATCTCAGTTTAACGCCCTTGGGTCTTATGCTCCGACAATTATGGCAGACAAAGTTTTGAAATTGCACCGTTTTAAGAAGGGGTTGAACAGCAGGATCCAATCAGCTCTAGCAGTCTACCAACCTGCGAATTTCTCAGACTTGATGGGCGCAGCTATCCGAGCTGAAACTGATATCCAGCGAAGGGAGAAGgaatataaaaacaaaaggCCTATGAGTAGTCAATCTTCGCATAACGGTCAGACTTCCAAGAGGCCTAACCAGTCTGGTGGACCATCTAAAGGGCCTTCGCCTAACTCAAGTTACCAAGATATTAAGCCTTGCCCAACTTGTCACTTACGACACCTGGGAAAATGCCGAAGAAATAGTGGAGTATGCTTCGGATGTGGGAAAGCGGGACACCGAATTGCCGAATGTCCTACTGCCGCCAACCAAGCAGCCGGGCCCAACAAGGGAACTAGGCCAAATACAGGAGCTAACCCCAACAAGCCAAAGGAAGGCAAGCCTAACGCCAGGGTGTTCGCCATGAATCAAGAAGAGGCGGACGACGCCAATGAAGTCGTATCAGGTACCATCTTAATTCAAAAAGTACCTGCTTATGCATTGTTTGACTGTGGTGCTACACAATTTTTTGTGTCTAAGAGGTTTGCTAAGAAATTAGGATTTAAGCCCGAATCACTAGCTGAACCTTTTCGAATAGCCACACCTACGTGTAAGACCATCGAAACTCATTAAATTCACAGAGATCGTAAGATCAGTATAGCTAACAGACTTTCAGTGCCGACTTGATACAGTTAGTTATGGTCGACTTCGACATCATtttagggatggattggttagccaaaaACAATGCAATAGTGGACTATAAAGGAAAATGAGTTAAGCTCCAAACCCCAAATCAGAAAGAGATCGTGTATCAGGGTAAATCCAAGGAACAGAAATCGCTCCTTTCCGCTTCCCAAGCATGGAAG is a window encoding:
- the LOC142525966 gene encoding uncharacterized protein LOC142525966; this encodes MAGRPPRNNRNPRYANHHNDNNEDPNAGGNPPPRVGLSQVDLMAIATIVATTLQGLGNPNANQPPPPPPPNGIKFHYESLQKNRCPIFRGDADPEIGQSWLKSIETQLRLLEVPEVLKVDVIVPFLEDKAAKWWEAVSPAMTANGPVTWQNFPESFLKQYYPAEVRLQKLSEFENLTQAPNMSVVEYTSQFNALGSYAPTIMADKVLKLHRFKKGLNSRIQSALAVYQPANFSDLMGAAIRAETDIQRREKEYKNKRPMSSQSSHNGQTSKRPNQSGGPSKGPSPNSSYQDIKPCPTCHLRHLGKCRRNSGVCFGCGKAGHRIAECPTAANQAAGPNKGTRPNTGANPNKPKEGKPNARVFAMNQEEADDANEVVSGTILIQKVPAYALFDCGATQFFVSKRFAKKLGFKPESLAEPFRIATPTCKTIETH